From the genome of Hyalangium gracile, one region includes:
- a CDS encoding TetR/AcrR family transcriptional regulator, which translates to MGEETRPRRSDATRAAILRAARERFAADGYERATIRAIAADAGIDASMVMRYYGSKERLFAAAAEFDLRLPDLKEVPRDGVGAAIIGHFLDRWEGDETLTALLRAGVTNPAAAERMRQIFAEQLAPAVAAMGHAPAEAATRAGLAATQVLGVALCRYVLGLPPIVAMDRATLMAWIGPTLQRYLVG; encoded by the coding sequence ATGGGTGAGGAGACTCGACCGCGACGCTCGGATGCGACGCGGGCAGCGATCCTGCGGGCAGCGCGCGAGCGGTTCGCGGCGGACGGGTACGAGCGGGCGACGATCCGGGCCATCGCGGCGGACGCCGGCATCGATGCGTCGATGGTGATGCGCTACTACGGGAGCAAGGAGCGGCTGTTCGCCGCGGCGGCCGAGTTCGATCTGCGCCTGCCGGACCTGAAAGAGGTGCCTCGGGACGGAGTCGGCGCCGCGATCATCGGACACTTCCTCGATCGGTGGGAGGGCGACGAGACGCTGACGGCGCTGCTGCGCGCGGGCGTCACGAACCCGGCGGCGGCCGAGCGGATGCGGCAGATCTTCGCCGAGCAGCTGGCGCCCGCCGTCGCCGCCATGGGCCACGCGCCCGCGGAGGCCGCCACGCGGGCCGGGCTGGCGGCCACGCAGGTGCTCGGCGTGGCGCTATGCCGCTACGTGCTGGGCCTGCCGCCCATCGTGGCGATGGATCGAGCCACCCTCATGGCGTGGATCGGCCCGACCCTCCAGCGCTACCTGGTCGGCTAG
- a CDS encoding FAD-dependent oxidoreductase encodes MIPARTDVLVVGAGPVGLATAATLAGHQVDVTVLDAQPEAANTSRAAVVHAHTLEVLESIGAAEPLAAAGIHASRFTIRDRDRTLVPVRFDDLPTRYPYALMVPQSTTEAILLERLQARGGRVLRPHTVVALKRDGAGTLVTLAGGESIRARYVVAADGMHSTVRKLAGIGFGRDTNAGESFTLADIRLDSDLPRDEVILYFSRSGMLVWAPLPDGSVRVVAAVDEAPEHPTVEFVQALLDTRGPVSSRTRVTEVVWGSRFRVHHRVADSFRSGPVLLAGDAGHVHSPAGGQGMNLGLKDAVALGEALAAALSGAGEERLDAYAAARRPVAVDVVRFASVLTRLATTPGLLRPVRNLALGALSRVPTFRRRLAWRLSGLVYR; translated from the coding sequence ATGATTCCCGCTCGTACGGATGTCCTCGTCGTCGGTGCCGGGCCCGTCGGCCTGGCGACCGCTGCCACGCTCGCCGGGCATCAGGTCGACGTGACGGTCCTCGACGCCCAGCCAGAGGCGGCCAACACCTCTCGGGCCGCCGTGGTCCACGCGCACACCCTCGAGGTCCTCGAGTCTATCGGTGCCGCCGAGCCGCTCGCCGCCGCCGGAATCCACGCGTCGCGCTTCACCATCCGCGATCGCGATCGCACGCTCGTGCCGGTGCGCTTCGATGATCTGCCGACGCGCTACCCGTACGCCCTCATGGTGCCGCAGTCGACCACCGAGGCCATCCTGCTCGAGCGGCTCCAGGCTCGCGGTGGCCGGGTGCTGCGGCCGCACACGGTGGTCGCTCTGAAGAGGGATGGAGCGGGCACCCTCGTCACCCTCGCGGGCGGCGAGTCCATCCGCGCTCGCTACGTGGTGGCCGCGGACGGCATGCACAGCACCGTCCGCAAGCTCGCCGGGATCGGCTTCGGCAGGGACACGAACGCCGGCGAGTCCTTCACCCTCGCCGACATCCGGCTCGACAGCGACCTGCCGCGAGACGAGGTGATCCTCTACTTCTCCCGCTCGGGCATGCTCGTGTGGGCGCCGCTGCCGGACGGCTCGGTCCGGGTGGTGGCCGCCGTCGATGAGGCGCCGGAGCACCCGACGGTGGAATTCGTGCAGGCGCTGCTCGACACCCGGGGCCCGGTCAGCTCTCGCACGCGCGTCACGGAGGTCGTCTGGGGCTCCCGGTTCCGGGTCCATCACCGCGTCGCCGACTCGTTCCGGTCCGGGCCGGTGCTGCTCGCCGGAGACGCGGGGCACGTGCACAGCCCCGCTGGCGGTCAGGGCATGAACCTCGGCCTCAAGGATGCCGTGGCGCTCGGTGAGGCGCTCGCCGCCGCGCTGTCCGGGGCCGGCGAGGAGCGCCTCGATGCGTATGCCGCGGCCCGACGCCCGGTGGCGGTCGACGTGGTCCGGTTCGCCTCGGTGCTGACCCGGCTCGCGACCACGCCGGGGCTGCTGCGGCCCGTGCGGAACCTGGCCCTCGGCGCCCTGTCCCGCGTCCCCACCTTCCGCCGCCGCCTGGCCTGGCGGCTGTCCGGGCTCGTCTACCGCTGA
- a CDS encoding sigma 54-interacting transcriptional regulator: MAPHEEDEDSEQFETASIPVHRTGSVRVKLVFLSGPDAGRSHALVAGKYVLGTAPACDFILKDRAVSRQHLSLEVGEKGVLARDMGSRNGSFCEGMRFTELELRPGAVLKLGTTELKIVPEDSRERVIPPSSSTRFGALVGGSRKMREAFTVLERLASGDADVLIQGETGTGKEGCAEGIHVASKRSQGPFVIVDLAGIAPSLIESELFGHVKGAFTGAHTDRAGAFERANGGTVFLDEVGELPPDIQPRLLRVLERRQVKRVGANDYRTVDVRVVAATHVDLEGAVKAGRFREDLFHRLAVLRVTLPPLRERPDDIPLLVDTVLERMGRPPSALSEQTRALLAQYPWPGNVRELRNVVERVVNLGEEALPDMGPAPAGKPRQPSAASAAGAPNAMLELDLPFKEAKERLIEGFERDYLKGLLERCEGNVSRASREAGIDRVYLRKLLKKHGLHGHDGP; the protein is encoded by the coding sequence GTGGCACCCCATGAAGAGGATGAGGACTCCGAACAGTTCGAGACCGCCAGCATCCCGGTCCATCGGACGGGCTCGGTGCGGGTCAAGCTGGTGTTCCTCTCGGGGCCGGACGCGGGCAGGAGCCATGCCCTGGTGGCCGGGAAGTACGTGCTCGGCACCGCTCCCGCGTGTGACTTCATCCTGAAGGATCGCGCGGTCTCCCGGCAGCACCTCTCCCTGGAGGTCGGCGAGAAGGGGGTGCTGGCGCGGGACATGGGCTCGCGCAACGGCTCGTTCTGCGAGGGGATGCGCTTCACGGAGCTGGAGCTCCGCCCTGGAGCCGTACTCAAGCTGGGGACCACCGAGCTGAAGATCGTCCCGGAGGACTCGCGCGAGCGCGTCATTCCGCCCTCCTCGAGCACCCGGTTCGGCGCGCTGGTGGGTGGCAGCCGGAAGATGCGCGAGGCGTTCACCGTGCTGGAGCGCCTGGCCTCTGGGGACGCGGACGTGCTCATCCAGGGAGAGACGGGCACGGGCAAGGAGGGCTGCGCCGAGGGCATCCACGTGGCCAGCAAGCGGTCGCAGGGGCCCTTCGTCATCGTGGACCTGGCTGGCATTGCCCCCTCGCTGATCGAGTCGGAGCTGTTCGGGCACGTGAAGGGCGCCTTCACCGGGGCGCACACGGATCGTGCGGGAGCCTTCGAGCGGGCCAACGGGGGCACCGTCTTCCTGGATGAGGTGGGAGAGCTGCCGCCGGACATCCAGCCTCGCCTGCTGCGTGTGCTGGAGCGCCGCCAGGTGAAGCGGGTGGGGGCCAACGACTACCGGACGGTGGACGTGCGGGTGGTGGCGGCCACGCACGTGGATCTGGAGGGCGCGGTGAAGGCGGGCCGGTTCCGCGAGGACCTGTTCCACCGGCTCGCGGTGCTGCGGGTGACGCTGCCGCCCCTGCGCGAGCGGCCCGACGACATTCCCCTGCTGGTGGACACGGTGCTGGAGCGGATGGGCCGGCCGCCGAGCGCGCTGTCGGAGCAGACGCGCGCGCTGCTGGCGCAGTACCCGTGGCCGGGCAACGTGCGCGAGCTGCGCAACGTGGTGGAGCGCGTGGTGAACCTGGGAGAGGAGGCCCTGCCGGACATGGGCCCCGCCCCCGCCGGCAAGCCGCGCCAGCCCAGCGCCGCGAGCGCCGCCGGTGCCCCGAACGCGATGCTCGAGCTGGATCTGCCCTTCAAGGAAGCCAAGGAGCGGCTCATCGAGGGCTTCGAGCGGGACTACCTCAAGGGCCTGCTCGAGCGGTGCGAGGGCAACGTCTCGCGCGCCTCGCGAGAGGCCGGCATCGACCGGGTCTATCTCCGCAAGCTGCTGAAGAAGCACGGCCTGCACGGCCACGACGGCCCGTGA
- a CDS encoding class I SAM-dependent methyltransferase, which translates to MTDPTPPAPGAKSDDELEEYDLPFFQRLALQLQGQVFAFIIRFTDLLLLLWRPRLLRPYLAIWWQELIHTPYRARRTFEVVRALKATGQRFRELIYGETPLLTAIPIFKRAGVGPGSRLVDLGAGRGRVLIAARWLGAEARGVELIADHVTRVAPRLQAAGITLTVGDMTREELGDATHLFTNWLALTPETKARLIERFRTCRPGTRIITVTRPIEAEGFVRLSRHWRLFTWGVEVVWVHEYRPEAAPPA; encoded by the coding sequence ATGACGGATCCCACGCCTCCCGCACCGGGAGCGAAAAGCGACGATGAGCTGGAGGAGTACGATCTCCCCTTCTTCCAACGGCTCGCCCTGCAGCTGCAGGGGCAGGTCTTCGCCTTCATCATCCGCTTCACCGACCTGCTGCTGCTGCTCTGGCGCCCCCGGCTGCTGCGGCCCTACCTGGCCATCTGGTGGCAGGAGCTCATCCACACGCCTTACAGGGCCCGGCGCACCTTCGAGGTGGTCCGCGCGCTGAAGGCCACCGGCCAGCGCTTCCGCGAGCTCATCTATGGAGAGACGCCGCTCCTCACCGCCATCCCCATCTTCAAGCGGGCAGGCGTGGGCCCCGGGAGCCGGCTGGTGGACCTGGGCGCGGGCCGCGGGCGGGTGCTGATCGCTGCCAGGTGGCTGGGCGCCGAGGCGCGCGGGGTGGAGCTGATCGCCGACCACGTGACGCGCGTGGCACCGAGGCTCCAGGCCGCGGGCATCACCCTCACCGTGGGAGACATGACCCGCGAGGAGCTGGGAGACGCCACCCACCTGTTCACCAACTGGCTGGCGCTCACGCCGGAGACGAAGGCCCGGCTGATCGAGCGCTTCCGCACCTGCCGCCCCGGGACTCGAATCATCACCGTGACGCGGCCCATCGAGGCCGAGGGCTTCGTCCGCCTCTCCCGCCACTGGCGGCTCTTCACGTGGGGCGTCGAGGTGGTGTGGGTCCACGAGTACCGGCCCGAGGCGGCTCCACCGGCCTGA
- a CDS encoding GspE/PulE/PilB domain-containing protein has protein sequence MEIGTKRMLGEILLERGVVNRAQLRLGLVHHHEARIPLGRALIREQVCTESELLEALSTQLGIDAVDLDRERLDRSLARLIPSRIARQYRVVPLRLEQKDREILHVALPAPASIEALDAVRATSGKPRVEPHLASDPSLSRALNELYGIREPIEKFSTPHLSESAPEEAPLLLYGWPPVTVVLLSRILSRHGFTARVATPLEVLHTSASDVVLAPMQAMEGLLMGEVRIAGALIVHGASEDEGFERAHKLGAKGFLVNPLDEEFLLRAIRRLRPSASRRMGVPRGISDEEHEGTQQ, from the coding sequence ATGGAGATCGGCACAAAGCGCATGCTCGGGGAGATCCTCCTGGAACGCGGGGTGGTCAACCGCGCCCAGCTCCGCCTGGGGCTCGTGCACCACCACGAGGCCCGGATTCCTCTGGGCCGCGCGCTCATCCGAGAGCAGGTCTGCACCGAGTCAGAGCTGCTGGAGGCGCTCTCCACCCAGCTGGGCATCGACGCCGTCGATCTGGATCGCGAGCGACTGGACCGCTCGCTCGCCCGGCTCATCCCCTCCCGGATCGCCCGGCAGTACCGCGTCGTCCCGCTCCGGCTGGAGCAGAAGGATCGGGAGATCCTCCACGTCGCCCTGCCTGCTCCCGCCTCGATCGAGGCGCTGGATGCCGTGCGCGCCACCTCGGGAAAGCCCCGGGTGGAGCCGCACCTGGCCTCGGATCCCTCCCTGTCCCGCGCGCTCAACGAGCTGTACGGCATCCGGGAGCCCATCGAGAAGTTCTCCACCCCCCACCTGTCCGAGTCGGCTCCCGAGGAGGCCCCGCTGCTGCTCTACGGCTGGCCCCCCGTCACCGTCGTCCTGCTCTCGCGGATCCTCTCCCGGCACGGCTTCACGGCGAGGGTGGCCACCCCGCTGGAGGTGCTGCACACGAGCGCCTCGGATGTCGTGCTCGCGCCCATGCAGGCCATGGAGGGGCTGCTCATGGGCGAGGTCCGCATCGCTGGCGCGCTGATCGTCCACGGCGCCTCGGAGGACGAGGGCTTCGAGCGCGCCCACAAACTGGGAGCGAAGGGCTTCCTCGTCAATCCGCTGGATGAGGAGTTCCTGCTGCGCGCCATCCGCCGCCTGCGCCCCTCCGCCTCTCGGCGCATGGGCGTCCCCCGCGGCATCTCGGATGAGGAGCACGAAGGCACGCAGCAGTGA